Proteins from one Desmodus rotundus isolate HL8 chromosome 9, HLdesRot8A.1, whole genome shotgun sequence genomic window:
- the LOC112308674 gene encoding acid-sensing ion channel 2, which translates to MDLKESPSEGSLQPSSLQIFANTSTLHGIRHIFVYGPLTIRRVLWAVAFVGSLGLLLVESSERVSYYFSYQHVTKVDEVVAQSLVFPAVTLCNLNGFRFSRLTTNDLYHAGELLALLDVNLQIPDPHLADPTVLEALRQKANFKHYKPKQFSMLEFLHRVGHDLKDMMLYCKFKGQECGHQDFTTMAG; encoded by the exons ATGGACCTCAAGGAGAGCCCCAGCGAGGGCAGCCTGCAGCCCTCTAGCCTCCAGATCTTTGCcaacacctccaccctccacggCATCCGCCACATCTTCGTGTATGGGCCGCTGACCATCCGGCGTGTGCTTTGGGCTGTGGCCTTTGTGGGCTCCCTGGGCCTGCTGCTGGTGGAGAGTTCGGAGAGGGTGTCCTACTACTTCTCCTACCAGCATGTCACCAAGGTGGACGAGGTGGTGGCCCAAAGCCTGGTCTTCCCAGCTGTGACCCTTTGCAACCTCAATGGCTTCCGGTTTTCCAGGCTTACCACCAATGACCTGTACCATGCTGGGGAGCTGCTGGCCCTGCTCGATGTCAACCTGCAGATCCCGGATCCACACCTGGCTGACCCCACAGTGCTGGAGGCCCTGCGGCAGAAGGCCAACTTCAAACACTACAAACCCAAGCAGTTCAGCATGCTGGAGTTCCTGCATCGTGTGGGCCATGACCTGAAGGATATGATGCTCTACTGCAAGTTCAAAGGGCAGGAGTGCGGCCACCAGGACTTCACCACA ATGGCGGGCTAG